TGGATCACCTTATCAGAAAGAATGGCGGGTGACGCAAGTCGTAGCGGGAAGAAAACTAGCCCATAGCTGGGTGTATCAAGGGTACCCCGGCTGGTCTGAAGTAATCTTTGCCTTAGTGGCGGAAGGCGATAAAACCAGACTGACGCTTACGCATACTGGGTTGGCTAGCTTTCCGCACGATCCTCACTTTGCACGACATCGGTTTGAAGATGGCTGGCACCGAATTATTGGAACCAC
This Hymenobacter sp. GOD-10R DNA region includes the following protein-coding sequences:
- a CDS encoding SRPBCC domain-containing protein, producing the protein MDTPLIVEQIYATPIEEVWQALTDKNKMRVWYFPQLQAFEPVVGSQFVFTHDGSPYQKEWRVTQVVAGRKLAHSWVYQGYPGWSEVIFALVAEGDKTRLTLTHTGLASFPHDPHFARHRFEDGWHRIIGTTLKNYLGKNHN